From a region of the Dermatophagoides farinae isolate YC_2012a chromosome 3, ASM2471394v1, whole genome shotgun sequence genome:
- the eIF3a gene encoding eukaryotic translation initiation factor 3 subunit a, which produces MPAHFIHLENALKRANEFIEVQNKHRALEILCDVLHSKKHRVWQKKHEEIMMKYLELCVELKQSYVAKEGLFQYKIICQQSYISSFEDVIRKYIQMAETKTNEAKEQSQANISEIDDLENAQTPEDILMSAVSVEGSQDRKDRVVLIPWVKFLWESYRQCLDMLKNNNKTERLYHDIAHQAFVFCIKYNRKTEFRKLCDNLHMHLDQLKRQQQQQLSASQQQNAINLNSPDSQAMQLETRLRQLDNAIQLELWQEAYKAADDIRKFNLMNLTKKGLGKPQLIASYYQKLSLVFWKANSNLFHATALFRLFHLSKELRKNITADDVQKMASRLVLATLSIPIPPIRPEIDKLVDTEENVIEQHHRNLSSLLGISSKPPTRFSLVKDLKRMGVLQFASQPLQDLFQLLEIEFHPLGICGRVQQIIDYIERSTADPEKSIEYPELKQYIAALKEVTVIRLIREIAQVYRSIEFKRLAELCQFVDPIYLEKLVVESARRHDLQVRIDHRRGCYVFGTELRVSTGEEYIEGPYLQSMPNEQMRRQLVSMYSSLQKAIHLIEPDAIKQQREDLKRQIMKQYHMRAIEEHHRILSRQNLIEQRREMMEQMGIRRENEERKRMEEEEAKLREAEMQRLLEETKERERLKREKDEKEIRKQITMDQLKKMKEVLPDLELDNLDDDELAKLRPQDLHQKRVEQLEKERREQLAKQRKLERKVDHFERAKRVEEIPLLKQQYEEWRVQDQELWAKTQELKIIAMKEERELALKERERFARVLDDKKEFEKCVLDSRHEEYEEKLLNFDRIVEEERKKRLEARRQKRIEERRVAYMKEKQEKHLAKVAEIQKRRMAEIEEKLRQRLAQPAGGDNESNENRMPPLSKPAVVSAKQSEDSTDTTGPQWRINRPIEQTKAPPPPPPSAAAGIGDRNRERESMGNRGPPPNRAFQNRQPPPQSVADSANNWRSSENKVIQPPPLREGGGRPPYAGRYSDGRQRPESRDGGGGQGAPRQYSGRDSDSSIRRTGERRETRGGFSRTMQRQQQSSNQDDNSSWRPKPTMDMEHSGTADDDGEGGWMKVDHGRGRSGGGGGDRRVSDNRGFHDHNRNRYGGRDSREGGGRRGDHHGGDERMSSRAPPPLPQRR; this is translated from the coding sequence AAACATCGAGCGTTGGAAATTTTATGCGATGTATTACATAGTAAAAAACATCGTGTATGGCAGAAAAAACACGAAGAgatcatgatgaaatatttggAACTATGTGTCGAGCTGAAACAAAGTTATGTAGCCAAGGAAGGAttatttcaatataaaattatttgtcAACAAAGTTATATCAGTTCGTTTGAAGATGTCATCCgcaaatatattcaaatggCCGAAACGAAGACGAATGAAGCGAAAGAACAATCGCAGGCCAATATCTCGGAAATCGATGACCTAGAAAACGCTCAAACACCGGAAGATATTCTTATGTCGGCTGTTAGCGTGGAAGGTTCCCAAGATCGTAAAGATCGTGTTGTTTTGATACCGTGGGTAAAATTTCTTTGGGAATCGTATCGTCAATGTTTGGATATGTTGaagaataacaataaaactGAACGTCTTTATCATGATATTGCACATCAGGCATTTGTTTTCTGTATCAAATATAATCGAAAAACTGAATTTCGCAAACTATGCGATAATCTACATATGCATCTGGATCAATTGAAacgacagcaacaacaacaattatcagCATCGCAACAACAGAATGCTATTAATCTAAACTCACCGGATTCACAGGCCATGCAATTGGAGACTCGATTACGACAATTGGATAATGCTATTCAATTGGAATTATGGCAAGAAGCATATAAAGCAGCTGATGATATTCGAAAATTTAATCTAATGAATCTAACGAAAAAAGGGTTGGGCAAACCACAATTGATTGCTagttattatcaaaaattatcactGGTATTTTGGAAAGCAAATTCCAATCTTTTCCATGCCACAGCTTTGTTTCGTCTATTTCATTTGTCGAAAGAATTGCGTAAAAATATAACAGCTGATGATGTACAGAAAATGGCATCACGATTAGTACTGGCCACCCTTTCGATTCCAATCCCACCTATTCGTCCTGAAATTGACAAATTAGTCGATACAGAAGAGAATGTTATTGAACAACATCATCGTAATCTATCATCGTTGCTGGGTATTAGCTCCAAACCACCAACACGATTTTCATTGGTCAAGGATCTAAAACGTATGGGTGTATTACAATTTGCATCGCAACCTTTGCAggatttatttcaattattggAAATTGAATTCCATCCATTGGGTATTTGTGGCCGTGTACAACAgattatcgattatattGAACGTTCCACTGCTGATCCGGAAAAGTCTATCGAATATCCGGAGCTGAAACAATATATTGCGGCATTGAAAGAGGTGACGGTTATACGTTTGATTCGTGAAATTGCTCAAGTTTATCgttcaattgaattcaaacgTTTGGCTGAACTATGTCAATTTGTTGATCCAATTTATCTAGAAAAATTGGTCGTCGAATCGGCTCGTCGTCATGATCTTCAAGTACGTATTGATCACCGTCGTGGTTGTTATGTATTCGGCACTGAACTTCGTGTTTCAACTGGTGAAGAATATATTGAAGGACCATATCTGCAATCTATGCCTAATGAACAGATGCGTCGTCAATTAGTTTCAATGTATTCATCATTGCAGAAAGCAATTCATCTTATTGAACCGGATGCCATTAAACAACAACGTGAAGATTTGAAACGACAAATTATGAAACAATATCATATGCGTGCTATAGAAGAACATCATCGAATTTTAAGCCgacaaaatttgattgaacaaCGTCGTGAAATGATGGAACAGATGGGCATCCGACGTGAAAATGAAGAACGTAAACGTatggaagaagaagaagctAAACTTCGTGAAGCTGAAATGCAGCGTTTGCTtgaagaaacaaaagaacGTGAGCGTTTGAAACGTGAAAAGGATGAGAAAGAAATTCGTAAACAAATCACAAtggatcaattgaaaaagatgaaagaAGTATTGCCAGATTTGGAATTGGAcaatttggatgatgatgaattggctAAATTACGACCACAAGATCTGCATCAAAAACGTGTCGAACAATTGGAAAAAGAACGACGTGAACAATTGGCtaaacaacgaaaattgGAACGTAAAGTTGATCATTTTGAACGTGCCAAACGTGTGGAAGAGATTCCattattgaaacaacaatacGAAGAATGGCGTGTACAGGATCAAGAATTATGGGCCAAAACtcaagaattgaaaattatcgcCATGAAAGAGGAACGCGAATTAGCATTGAAAGAACGTGAACGTTTTGCTAGGGTGTTGgatgataaaaaagaatttgaaaaatgtgtTCTAGATAGCCGCCATGAAGAATATGAAGAGAAGTTGTTAAATTTCGATCGAATTGTTGAAGAAGAGAGGAAAAAACGTTTGGAAGCTCGTCGCCAGAAACGAATTGAAGAACGTCGTGTTGCCtatatgaaagaaaaacaagaaaaacatttggcTAAAGTGgctgaaattcaaaaacgtCGTATGGCCGAAATTGAAGAGAAACTTCGTCAACGTTTAGCACAACCAGCtggtggtgataatgaaAGTAATGAGAATCGAATGCCGCCATTAAGTAAGCCAGCTGTTGTTTCGGCGAAACAATCAGAAGATTCTACGGATACAACCGGGCCACAATGGCGAATTAATCGTCCGATTGAGCAAACGAaagcaccaccaccgccgccTCCAAGTGCTGCTGCTGGCATTGGTGATCGTAATCGTGAACGTGAATCAATGGGCAATAGAGGTCCACCACCTAATCGTGCATTTCAAAATCggcaaccaccaccacaatcaGTGGCCGATTCGGCTAATAATTGGCGTTCATCTGAAAACAAAGTTATTCAGCCGCCTCCATTACGGGAAGGTGGTGGTCGTCCTCCTTATGCTGGTCGATATTCGGACGGTCGTCAACGGCCAGAATCacgtgatggtggtggtggtcaagGTGCACCTCGCCAATATAGTGGTAGGGATTCGGATTCAAGCATTCGTCGAACTGGTGAACGTCGTGAAACACGTGGAGGATTCTCACGTACAATGCAgcgtcaacaacaatcatcaaatcaagatGATAATAGTAGTTGGCGACCGAAACCCACAATGGATATGGAACATTCTGGAacagctgatgatgatggtgaaggCGGTTGGATGAAAGTTGATCATGGCCGTGGTAgaagtggtggtggtggtggtgatcgACGTGTATCCGATAATCGTGGTTTCCATGATCATAATCGTAATCGTTATGGTGGACGTGATTCACGTGAAGGCGGCGGACGGCGTGGTGATCATCATGGCGGTGATGAACGTATGTCATCAAGAGctccaccaccattaccgcAACGTCGttga